A stretch of Kryptolebias marmoratus isolate JLee-2015 linkage group LG24, ASM164957v2, whole genome shotgun sequence DNA encodes these proteins:
- the LOC108230644 gene encoding afadin- and alpha-actinin-binding protein-like isoform X3, with protein MPEVPLVKDVRRSSVECRTPPLRQFSLPSLLLHRSPHTLRAFCTEQNVQECLSHINQEVSSLGLPPVWSELDSSSELNNVSVLNCMYDLIQLHHRSLRTLENMEVEQIKLSSNVDYLKLTTGHLKEQLELSKRENTGLLERERQLQLKVKSLQNCLKNEKEEVQKLQSIISSRASQYNHDMKRKEREFNKLKERLNQLLADKKERKQAIDVLNNMGRADGKRSLWKTEKTKAKHEGEMYKTLLCDYDSRQRELVLENAELKKVLHQMKKEIAATLRLRKLSLKGEKPDLGGTQAASEEEEEEMFDSSKESVELNCVHAREKLTNSIRLQWRKLKSHVERLDSQVFLTQAGESTNGDAVPRETHEEEMERLKLEIQQCKDFIQTQQQLLQQQLSSPCDEDAATLLNDGYMLQEKVRLRDEWKILEEQRKIFEKERKNFTEAAIRLSHERKIFEEDRATWLKHQFLILGFSMELLCSVMEM; from the exons ATGCCAGAAGTGCCGCTGG TCAAGGACGTTCGCCGCAGCTCTGTTGAATGTAGAACACCCCCCTTGAGGCAGTTCAGCCTGCCGTCGCTGCTGCTCCACAGAAGTCCCCACACACTCAGAGCATTTTGTACAGAGCAAAACGTGCAAGAATGTCTGTCACACATCAATCAG GAGGTGTCGTCACTGGGCCTCCCACCTGTTTGGTCAGAGCTGGACAGCAGCTCGGAGCTGAATAATGTGTCTGTGTTAAACTGCATGTATGACCTGATTCAGCTGCACCACAGGAGCCTCAGAACATTAGAAAACATGGAAGTGGAGCAGATTAAGCTGAGCAGCAACGTGGATTACTTGAAGCTTACAACCGGTCATCTAAAA GAGCAGCTTGAACTTTCtaagagagaaaacacaggaCTCCTTGAGAGAGAACGGCAGCTCCAGCTGAAAGTCAAAAGTTTGCAGAActgtttgaaaaatgaaaaggaagag gTGCAAAAACTCCAGAGCATTATTTCAAGCCGTGCCAGTCAGTACAATCACGATatgaaaagaaaggaaagagagTTTAACAAACTAAAGGAGCGATTAAATCAACTCCTGGCTgataaaaaggagagaaaacaag CCATTGATGTTTTAAATAACATGGGGAGAGCTGATGGCAAAAGGAGCCTTTGGAAAACTGAAAAGACAAAGGCAAA ACACGAGGGGGAGATGTACAAAACTCTTCTGTGCGACTATGACTCCAGACAACGGGAGCTTGTGTTGGAAAATGCAGAACTGAAGAAGGTGTTGCAtcagatgaaaaaagaaatcgCTGCCACACTGAGATTGAGAAAATTGTctctgaaaggagaaaaaccAGATCTTGGGGGCACACAG GCTGcttcagaggaggaagaggaagaaatgTTTGATTCCAGCAAGGAAAGTGTAGAGCTGAACTGTGTTCACGCTCGGGAGAAACTGACCAACAGTATTCGCCTTCAGTGGAGAAAACTCAAGAGCCACGTCGAAAGACTGGACAGCCAAG tgtttttgactCAGGCGGGTGAAAGTACAAACGGCGATGCTGTTCCTCGAGAGACTCACGAGGAGGAGATGGAAAGACTGAAGCTGGAGATCCAACAGTGCAAAGACTTCATTCAAACACAACAGCAGCTCCTACAA caGCAACTGAGCTCTCCTTGTGATGAAGACGCTGCAACACTGCTGAACGATGGCTACATGCTGCAGGAGAAGGTGCGCCTCAGGGATGAGTGGAAAATCCTGGAGGAACAGAGGAAGATCTTTGAGAAGGAAAGGAAGAACTTCACTGAAGCAGCTATTAGACTGAGCCATGAg AGAAAGATCTTTGAAGAGGATCGGGCAACATGGCTCAAACACCAGTTTCTAA TCCTTGGGTTCTCCATGGAGCTGTTGTGTTCTGTGATGGAAATGTAA
- the LOC108230644 gene encoding afadin- and alpha-actinin-binding protein-like isoform X1 produces the protein MPEVPLVKDVRRSSVECRTPPLRQFSLPSLLLHRSPHTLRAFCTEQNVQECLSHINQEVSSLGLPPVWSELDSSSELNNVSVLNCMYDLIQLHHRSLRTLENMEVEQIKLSSNVDYLKLTTGHLKEQLELSKRENTGLLERERQLQLKVKSLQNCLKNEKEEVQKLQSIISSRASQYNHDMKRKEREFNKLKERLNQLLADKKERKQAIDVLNNMGRADGKRSLWKTEKTKAKHEGEMYKTLLCDYDSRQRELVLENAELKKVLHQMKKEIAATLRLRKLSLKGEKPDLGGTQAASEEEEEEMFDSSKESVELNCVHAREKLTNSIRLQWRKLKSHVERLDSQVFLTQAGESTNGDAVPRETHEEEMERLKLEIQQCKDFIQTQQQLLQQQLSSPCDEDAATLLNDGYMLQEKVRLRDEWKILEEQRKIFEKERKNFTEAAIRLSHERKIFEEDRATWLKHQFLTDETKVSSLLAPEKLIDCHLDAASSTPDVSLTSPSVADLQHKLSLIPENRSTKPKRQSEDTNDLCGNDHLQDKQWTDSEDLSSHSLTQEKNCTI, from the exons ATGCCAGAAGTGCCGCTGG TCAAGGACGTTCGCCGCAGCTCTGTTGAATGTAGAACACCCCCCTTGAGGCAGTTCAGCCTGCCGTCGCTGCTGCTCCACAGAAGTCCCCACACACTCAGAGCATTTTGTACAGAGCAAAACGTGCAAGAATGTCTGTCACACATCAATCAG GAGGTGTCGTCACTGGGCCTCCCACCTGTTTGGTCAGAGCTGGACAGCAGCTCGGAGCTGAATAATGTGTCTGTGTTAAACTGCATGTATGACCTGATTCAGCTGCACCACAGGAGCCTCAGAACATTAGAAAACATGGAAGTGGAGCAGATTAAGCTGAGCAGCAACGTGGATTACTTGAAGCTTACAACCGGTCATCTAAAA GAGCAGCTTGAACTTTCtaagagagaaaacacaggaCTCCTTGAGAGAGAACGGCAGCTCCAGCTGAAAGTCAAAAGTTTGCAGAActgtttgaaaaatgaaaaggaagag gTGCAAAAACTCCAGAGCATTATTTCAAGCCGTGCCAGTCAGTACAATCACGATatgaaaagaaaggaaagagagTTTAACAAACTAAAGGAGCGATTAAATCAACTCCTGGCTgataaaaaggagagaaaacaag CCATTGATGTTTTAAATAACATGGGGAGAGCTGATGGCAAAAGGAGCCTTTGGAAAACTGAAAAGACAAAGGCAAA ACACGAGGGGGAGATGTACAAAACTCTTCTGTGCGACTATGACTCCAGACAACGGGAGCTTGTGTTGGAAAATGCAGAACTGAAGAAGGTGTTGCAtcagatgaaaaaagaaatcgCTGCCACACTGAGATTGAGAAAATTGTctctgaaaggagaaaaaccAGATCTTGGGGGCACACAG GCTGcttcagaggaggaagaggaagaaatgTTTGATTCCAGCAAGGAAAGTGTAGAGCTGAACTGTGTTCACGCTCGGGAGAAACTGACCAACAGTATTCGCCTTCAGTGGAGAAAACTCAAGAGCCACGTCGAAAGACTGGACAGCCAAG tgtttttgactCAGGCGGGTGAAAGTACAAACGGCGATGCTGTTCCTCGAGAGACTCACGAGGAGGAGATGGAAAGACTGAAGCTGGAGATCCAACAGTGCAAAGACTTCATTCAAACACAACAGCAGCTCCTACAA caGCAACTGAGCTCTCCTTGTGATGAAGACGCTGCAACACTGCTGAACGATGGCTACATGCTGCAGGAGAAGGTGCGCCTCAGGGATGAGTGGAAAATCCTGGAGGAACAGAGGAAGATCTTTGAGAAGGAAAGGAAGAACTTCACTGAAGCAGCTATTAGACTGAGCCATGAg AGAAAGATCTTTGAAGAGGATCGGGCAACATGGCTCAAACACCAGTTTCTAA CAGATGAAACAAAGGTTAGTTCACTGTTGGCTCCAGAAAAGCTCATCGACTGCCATTTGGACGCAGCTTCTTCTACACCTGACGTTTCGCTCACATCACCTTCAGTGGCTGACTTACAGCACAAACTTAGCCTTATTCCAGAAAACAG ATCCACAAAACCTAAAAGACAATCTGAGGACACAAACGATCTCTGTGGAAATGATCATCTCCAGGACAAACAGTGGACTGACAGTGAAGATCTCAGCAGCCATTCACTCACACAGGAGAAGAACTGCACTATATGA
- the LOC108230644 gene encoding afadin- and alpha-actinin-binding protein-like isoform X2, translating into MPEVPLVKDVRRSSVECRTPPLRQFSLPSLLLHRSPHTLRAFCTEQNVQECLSHINQEVSSLGLPPVWSELDSSSELNNVSVLNCMYDLIQLHHRSLRTLENMEVEQIKLSSNVDYLKLTTGHLKEQLELSKRENTGLLERERQLQLKVKSLQNCLKNEKEEVQKLQSIISSRASQYNHDMKRKEREFNKLKERLNQLLADKKERKQAIDVLNNMGRADGKRSLWKTEKTKAKHEGEMYKTLLCDYDSRQRELVLENAELKKVLHQMKKEIAATLRLRKLSLKGEKPDLGGTQAASEEEEEEMFDSSKESVELNCVHAREKLTNSIRLQWRKLKSHVERLDSQVFLTQAGESTNGDAVPRETHEEEMERLKLEIQQCKDFIQTQQQLLQQQLSSPCDEDAATLLNDGYMLQEKVRLRDEWKILEEQRKIFEKERKNFTEAAIRLSHERKIFEEDRATWLKHQFLNETKVSSLLAPEKLIDCHLDAASSTPDVSLTSPSVADLQHKLSLIPENRSTKPKRQSEDTNDLCGNDHLQDKQWTDSEDLSSHSLTQEKNCTI; encoded by the exons ATGCCAGAAGTGCCGCTGG TCAAGGACGTTCGCCGCAGCTCTGTTGAATGTAGAACACCCCCCTTGAGGCAGTTCAGCCTGCCGTCGCTGCTGCTCCACAGAAGTCCCCACACACTCAGAGCATTTTGTACAGAGCAAAACGTGCAAGAATGTCTGTCACACATCAATCAG GAGGTGTCGTCACTGGGCCTCCCACCTGTTTGGTCAGAGCTGGACAGCAGCTCGGAGCTGAATAATGTGTCTGTGTTAAACTGCATGTATGACCTGATTCAGCTGCACCACAGGAGCCTCAGAACATTAGAAAACATGGAAGTGGAGCAGATTAAGCTGAGCAGCAACGTGGATTACTTGAAGCTTACAACCGGTCATCTAAAA GAGCAGCTTGAACTTTCtaagagagaaaacacaggaCTCCTTGAGAGAGAACGGCAGCTCCAGCTGAAAGTCAAAAGTTTGCAGAActgtttgaaaaatgaaaaggaagag gTGCAAAAACTCCAGAGCATTATTTCAAGCCGTGCCAGTCAGTACAATCACGATatgaaaagaaaggaaagagagTTTAACAAACTAAAGGAGCGATTAAATCAACTCCTGGCTgataaaaaggagagaaaacaag CCATTGATGTTTTAAATAACATGGGGAGAGCTGATGGCAAAAGGAGCCTTTGGAAAACTGAAAAGACAAAGGCAAA ACACGAGGGGGAGATGTACAAAACTCTTCTGTGCGACTATGACTCCAGACAACGGGAGCTTGTGTTGGAAAATGCAGAACTGAAGAAGGTGTTGCAtcagatgaaaaaagaaatcgCTGCCACACTGAGATTGAGAAAATTGTctctgaaaggagaaaaaccAGATCTTGGGGGCACACAG GCTGcttcagaggaggaagaggaagaaatgTTTGATTCCAGCAAGGAAAGTGTAGAGCTGAACTGTGTTCACGCTCGGGAGAAACTGACCAACAGTATTCGCCTTCAGTGGAGAAAACTCAAGAGCCACGTCGAAAGACTGGACAGCCAAG tgtttttgactCAGGCGGGTGAAAGTACAAACGGCGATGCTGTTCCTCGAGAGACTCACGAGGAGGAGATGGAAAGACTGAAGCTGGAGATCCAACAGTGCAAAGACTTCATTCAAACACAACAGCAGCTCCTACAA caGCAACTGAGCTCTCCTTGTGATGAAGACGCTGCAACACTGCTGAACGATGGCTACATGCTGCAGGAGAAGGTGCGCCTCAGGGATGAGTGGAAAATCCTGGAGGAACAGAGGAAGATCTTTGAGAAGGAAAGGAAGAACTTCACTGAAGCAGCTATTAGACTGAGCCATGAg AGAAAGATCTTTGAAGAGGATCGGGCAACATGGCTCAAACACCAGTTTCTAA ATGAAACAAAGGTTAGTTCACTGTTGGCTCCAGAAAAGCTCATCGACTGCCATTTGGACGCAGCTTCTTCTACACCTGACGTTTCGCTCACATCACCTTCAGTGGCTGACTTACAGCACAAACTTAGCCTTATTCCAGAAAACAG ATCCACAAAACCTAAAAGACAATCTGAGGACACAAACGATCTCTGTGGAAATGATCATCTCCAGGACAAACAGTGGACTGACAGTGAAGATCTCAGCAGCCATTCACTCACACAGGAGAAGAACTGCACTATATGA